One part of the Candida albicans SC5314 chromosome R, complete sequence genome encodes these proteins:
- a CDS encoding uncharacterized protein (Ortholog of C. dubliniensis CD36 : Cd36_25870, C. parapsilosis CDC317 : CPAR2_804000, Candida tenuis NRRL Y-1498 : CANTEDRAFT_115661 and Debaryomyces hansenii CBS767 : DEHA2B05852g), with translation MSTGLSNRVMNMKFMQKAEDSKLGKQKLEEQKKIHDLSEWVLPDSAKLLKLAAMKPKIDRVGFGTIMTNGNYNYSSTTKRSWGSNVSFEEIKDDDSNNVEDNDDEPLDLNTMWRKRKLESPSNSNKKKRLS, from the coding sequence ATGTCGACAGGGTTATCAAATCGAGTCATGAACATGAAGTTCATGCAAAAAGCCGAAGACTCAAAACTAGGGAAACAGAAACTAGAggaacaaaagaaaatacaCGATTTATCAGAATGGGTATTACCCGACCTGGCAAAGCTCTTGAAATTGGCAGCCATGAAACCGAAAATAGACAGAGTAGGGTTTGGAACTATAATGACTAATGGAAATTACAACTATTCATCAACTACAAAACGATCTTGGGGTAGTAATGTTTcctttgaagaaattaaagatgatgattctAATAATGTTGAAGACAATGACGATGAACCACTAGATTTAAACACAATGTggaggaaaagaaaactagAAAGTCCATccaattcaaacaaaaagaaacgaTTACTGTAA
- the PWP2 gene encoding snoRNA-binding rRNA-processing protein (Putative 90S pre-ribosomal component; repressed in core stress response; repressed by prostaglandins; physically interacts with TAP-tagged Nop1; Hap43-induced) has product MKSDFKFSNLLGTVYRKGNLVFNQDGTKLLSPVGNRVSCFDLIKSQSFTFDYQHRKNVQCIALNNQNTLMISIDEDGRAILVNFVSRVVLHHFNFKSKVNDIKFSPCGKYFAIAIDRFIQVWKTPDLTEDRQFAPFVRHRIYSGHFDEVLNISWSLDSRFFISTSKDMTAKIFSLNSDEKDVAMTFSGHRDYVINAFFSHDQEIIYTVSKDGALFKWEYTERPKPENEDSDSEDDATDKPMSWRITAKNFFYADGKLKCACFHPQSKLLVVGFTNGEFRLYEIEDFNLIQSLSMGQNAVNTVNINKTGEWLAFGSAKLGQLLVYEWQSESYILKQQGHFDSMNTLCYSPDGSRLVTGSDDGKIKIWDVRSGFCLMTFTEHTSAVTQVQFAKRGQVLFSSSLDGTIRAWDLIRFRNFKTFTATSRVQFNCLAVDPSGEVIVGGSQDTFEIYVWSVQTGQLLDSLTGHEGPISCLTFGKENSILASASWDKTIRIWNIFSRNQTVEPIEIQSDALCLTMRPDCKELAVSTLDGHVTIFDIEDAKQLHLIDGRKDIVNGRYLEDKFIAKNSNRGKYFSTIAYSFDGLTLLAAGNNNSICMYDIENEVLLKRFIVSENMSLDGTLQFLNSSKITDAGTNSDLIDRAGELSDLEDRVDNSLPGSHRGGDPSERRTRPEVRVTAVEFSPTTAAFAAASTEGLLIFSINQELIFDPFDLDVDVTPEATLESLKEKEYLVALVMAFRLNENYLIHRVIESIPLQDIKLVCQDLPVIYVNRVLNFIGELLTKKESPHIEYYLIMVKNLLIQHGRYISSNKFEFQSSMKLLSRFLNKTAKDVINVGKRNDHLLTYLTVSKDLKTASGHSEGEENIEMNEDSEAEDIDIDEDDDDEEGWLGPNGNSVKAANGIVFSGPADSSDEEDEDELIEV; this is encoded by the coding sequence ATGAAGTcagattttaaattttctaatttattaGGGACAGTTTATAGAAAGGGAAATTTAGTGTTCAATCAAGATGGAACAAAACTATTATCGCCAGTAGGGAATAGAGTTTCGTGCTTtgatttaatcaaatctCAATCATTTACATTCGATTACCAACATCGTAAGAATGTTCAATGTATTGCCttaaacaatcaaaacaCTTTAATGATTTCCATAGATGAAGATGGTAGAGCAATTCTTGTTAATTTTGTATCCCGTGTTGTATTACatcatttcaatttcaaatctaaaGTAAATGACATTAAATTCAGTCCTTGTGGTAAATATTTTGCCATTGCTATAGATAGATTCATTCAAGTATGGAAGACTCCTGATTTGACTGAAGATAGACAATTTGCTCCGTTTGTTAGACACAGAATTTATCTGGGACATTTCGATGAAGTTTTGAATATATCTTGGTCATTGGATTCAAGATTTTTTATAAGTACCAGTAAAGATATGACTGCCAAGATTTTTTCGTTGAATAGTGATGAAAAGGATGTTGCAATGACTTTTTCGGGACATCGTGATTATGTGATAAATGCATTTTTCAGTCATGATCAAGAAATCATTTATACTGTTAGTAAAGATGGTGCATTGTTTAAATGGGAATATACTGAACGTCCTAAACCAGAAAACGAAGACAGTGATAGTGAAGATGATGCAACTGATAAGCCAATGAGTTGGAGAATTACTGCAAAGAATTTCTTCTACGCTGATGGGAAATTAAAATGTGCTTGTTTCCACCCACAATCAAAATTGTTGGTTGTAGGATTTACAAATGGTGAATTTAGACtttatgaaattgaagattttaACCTTATTCAACTGTTAAGTATGGGTCAAAATGCCGTCAATACTgtaaatatcaataaaacCGGCGAATGGTTAGCCTTTGGATCGGCAAAATTAGGACAGTTGTTGGTTTATGAATGGCAATCAGAGTCATATatattgaaacaacaaGGCCATTTTGATTCCATGAACACATTGTGTTATTCTCCTGATGGGTCACGTCTAGTGACTGGGTCTGACGATGggaaaattaaaatttggGATGTTCGATCAGGGTTCTGTTTAATGACATTTACAGAACATACATCTGCTGTCACTCAAGTTCAATTTGCCAAACGTGGTCAAGTGTTATTTTCAAGTTCATTAGATGGTACTATTAGAGCATGGGATTTAATCAGATTCAGGAATTTTAAAACTTTTACTGCCACATCAAGAGTTCAATTTAATTGCTTGGCAGTTGATCCAAGTGGTGAAGTCATTGTTGGTGGGTCACAAGATacttttgaaatatatGTTTGGTCAGTACAAACAGGTCAATTATTAGACTCATTAACCGGTCATGAAGGTCCAATCTCTTGTTTGACTTTTGGTAAAgagaattcaattttggcTTCAGCATCATGGGACAAAACCATTAGAATTTGGAATATTTTCAGTCGTAATCAAACTGTGGAACCTATTGAAATTCAAAGTGATGCATTATGTTTGACTATGAGACCCGATTGTAAGGAATTGGCAGTGCTGACATTAGATGGCCATGTTAccatttttgatattgaagatgCTAAGCAATTGCATTTAATTGATGGACGAAAAGATATTGTCAATGGGAGATACTTGGAAGACAAATTTATTGCCAAGAATTCAAACAGGGGGAAATATTTCAGTACCATTGCTTATTCCTTTGATGGATTGACTTTGTTGGCCGCGGGTAACAACAATTCTATTTGCATGtatgatattgaaaacgAGGTACTATTAAAGAGATTCATTGTTTCGGAAAATATGTCATTGGATGGTACTTTACAGTTTTTGAACAGTAGCAAAATTACCGATGCTGGTACAAACTCTGATTTAATCGATAGAGCCGGTGAATTAAGTGACTTGGAAGATAGAGTAGACAATAGTTTGCCTGGTTCACATCGTGGTGGTGATCCTAGTGAACGTAGAACGAGACCAGAAGTCAGAGTTACTGCTGTCGAGTTTTCTCCTACAACAGCTGCATTTGCTGCAGCTTCCACTGAAGGGTTACTAATATTTTCTATAAATCAAGAGCTTATTTTTGATCCATTTGACTTGGATGTTGATGTCACCCCTGAAGCCACGTTGGAATCCCTTAAGGAGAAAGAATATTTGGTTGCATTGGTCATGGCATTCCGtttgaatgaaaattaCTTGATCCACAGAGTTATTGAATCTATTCCATTACAAGACATCAAATTAGTGTGTCAAGATTTACCAGTAATTTACGTCAACAGGGTATTAAATTTCATTGGTGAATTGTTGACTAAGAAAGAATCTCCGCATATTGAATACTATTTGATTATGGTTAAAAACTTATTGATACAGCATGGTCGATACATTAGTCtgaataaatttgaatttcaatCTTCCATGAAGTTGTTGTCACGATTCTTAAATAAGACAGCTAAAGATGTGATAAATGTTGGTAAAAGAAATGACCATTTATTGACTTACTTAACAGTTAgtaaagatttgaaaactgCAAGTGGTCACAGTGAAGGAGAAGAGAATATAGAAATGAACGAAGACCTGGAAGCTGAAGATATAGACATTGACGAGgacgacgatgatgaagaaggtTGGTTAGGTCCAAATGGAAACTCTGTAAAGGCTGCAAATGGAATTGTTTTTAGTGGACCGGCTGACAGTAGCGATGAAGAGGATGAAGATGAGTTGATTGAAGTATAG
- a CDS encoding uncharacterized protein (Ortholog(s) have actin monomer binding, protein kinase inhibitor activity, ribosome binding activity, role in negative regulation of protein phosphorylation and cytoplasm, nucleus, polysome, ribosome localization): protein MTVEELTDEISAIEAIYPESVTNLGPQLYTFKIPNHESVSIQLNFPLTYPEEIPQLLQIIVEKTTQSSSFTDIAYLEKHVDEILQKVFVPEQVVLFELLTELQEFFDQYVEEHPEPVIEKIEVTPTNEKQSKQATPIEQHDDVHQELKDPTIDWIQSDPIVDRGSTFIAYVRQVNTLQDAQEYLDDLLTDKKIAKATHNISSWRIKMENGVTFQDCDDDGETAAGGRLLHLLQMMDVWNVIVVVSRWFGGTHLGPDRFKHINSAAREAIIKGNFIVDANDNTNGSTKTTNAKKKKK from the exons ATGACAGTTGAAGAATTAACTGATGAGATAAGTGCTATTGAAGCAATTTATCCCGAATCTGTAACCAATTTAGGTCCTCAATTATATACTTTTAAAATACCAAATCATGAATCAGTTAGTATCCAATTAAATTTCCCATTGACATATCCTGAAGAAATCCCTCAATTGTTACAAATTATAGTAGAGAAAACTACTCAATCGTCATCATTTACTGATATTGCATATTTGGAAAAACACGTTGATGAAATATTGCAAAAAGTGTTTGTGCCGGAACAAGTtgtattgtttgaattattGACTGAATTACAGGAGTTTTTTGATCAATACGTTGAAGAGCACCCTGAACCAGTGATTGAAAAGATAGAGGTAACGCCAACTAATGAGAAACAATCCAAACAAGCTACACCAATTGAGCAGCATGATGATGTGcatcaagaattgaaagatcCAACAATTGATTGGATTCAGTCTGATCCAATAGTTGATAGGGGTTCTACATTCATTGCATATGTTAGACAAGTGAATACTCTACAAGATGCTCAAGAGTATTtagatgatttattaacaGATAAGAAAATAGCCAAGGCGACTCATAATATATCTAGTTGGAGAATAAAAATGGAGAATGGAGTTACATTCCAAGAttgtgatgatgatggagAAACTGCCGCTGGAGGTAGATTACTACATTTGCTACAA atgatggATGTATGGAATGTTATAGTTGTGGTTAGTCGGTGGTTTGGGGGAACTCATCTTGGACCAGACAGATTCAAACATATAAATTCTGCTGCAAGGGAAGCAATTATTAAAGGGAactttattgttgatgcAAATGATAATACGAATGGTAGTACCAAGACTACTAAtgcaaagaaaaagaaaaaatga